The following are encoded together in the Nocardioides thalensis genome:
- a CDS encoding TetR/AcrR family transcriptional regulator: MAVQSGVYRGVPAEERVAERRARLMEATLAVWADPERRTTMTAICAEAGLTERYFYESFGGLDEALTAVMDAIASEIESTTLEAAEEAGDDPTARTRASLDAFIALLRDDPRKGRVAIVEAAGVPELRQRRTELLRHFAHRSAEEARTMTGLPRRSPAEDEIAGLLFIGGMAELVTAWLDGAVDATPDDIVDAATRGFLGLYG; this comes from the coding sequence ATGGCAGTGCAATCGGGCGTCTACCGCGGGGTCCCGGCGGAGGAGCGGGTCGCCGAGCGACGCGCCCGCCTGATGGAGGCGACGCTGGCGGTGTGGGCCGACCCGGAGCGCCGCACGACCATGACGGCGATCTGCGCCGAGGCCGGGCTGACCGAGCGCTACTTCTACGAGAGCTTCGGCGGGCTCGACGAGGCGCTGACGGCGGTGATGGACGCGATCGCCTCGGAGATCGAGAGCACCACGCTCGAGGCGGCCGAGGAGGCCGGCGACGACCCGACCGCGCGCACGCGGGCCTCGCTCGACGCATTCATCGCCCTCCTGCGCGACGACCCGCGCAAGGGACGGGTCGCGATCGTCGAGGCAGCCGGGGTGCCCGAGCTGCGGCAGCGCCGTACCGAGCTGCTGCGGCACTTCGCCCACCGCTCGGCCGAGGAGGCGCGCACCATGACGGGCCTCCCCCGACGCAGCCCGGCCGAGGACGAGATCGCCGGCCTGCTCTTCATCGGCGGCATGGCCGAGCTGGTGACCGCCTGGCTCGACGGCGCCGTCGACGCGACGCCCGACGACATCGTCGACGCGGCGACCCGGGGGTTCCTCGGCCTCTACGGCTGA
- a CDS encoding TetR family transcriptional regulator: MTSTDEATTGRQQRADARRNAAAILDAATRCLARDPDASINEIAKAAGVGRVTLYGHFDTRATLVGAVVDRAMQDAEAALSAVDLSGDPVDALRRLIDATWTITNRYGALVVAAERTLPGGEMEAAHEAPRARAERLLERGRAEGRFRDDLPVSWLVTMLHTATHAASAAVYAGEMAAEDAPRAIAATMLGLLTPPGGVVPDPRG, encoded by the coding sequence GTGACCAGCACCGACGAAGCCACCACCGGCCGGCAGCAGCGGGCCGACGCCCGCAGGAATGCGGCGGCGATCCTCGACGCGGCGACCCGGTGCCTGGCGCGCGATCCCGACGCGAGCATCAACGAGATCGCGAAGGCCGCCGGGGTCGGCCGGGTCACGCTCTACGGTCACTTCGACACCCGGGCGACGCTCGTCGGCGCGGTCGTCGACCGCGCGATGCAGGACGCGGAGGCCGCGCTGTCCGCGGTCGACCTGTCCGGTGACCCGGTCGACGCTCTGCGACGGCTGATCGACGCCACCTGGACGATCACGAACCGGTACGGCGCCCTGGTGGTCGCGGCCGAGCGGACCCTTCCCGGTGGCGAGATGGAGGCGGCCCACGAGGCCCCCCGCGCCCGCGCCGAGCGACTGCTCGAGCGGGGCCGCGCGGAGGGCCGCTTCCGCGACGACCTTCCGGTGTCGTGGCTGGTGACGATGCTGCACACCGCCACCCACGCCGCGTCGGCGGCGGTCTATGCCGGCGAGATGGCCGCGGAGGACGCGCCGCGCGCGATCGCCGCCACCATGCTGGGGCTGCTCACGCCGCCCGGCGGCGTCGTACCCGATCCACGGGGGTAG
- a CDS encoding SDR family NAD(P)-dependent oxidoreductase — MARQISGMSIIVTGGARGIGRATVERFARQGAAVAIGDLDPDIAGEVAAPYGDRVVAARLDVTDPASWAEFLGEVGHLGPWDVLVNNAGIMPLGSVLKEPDSVTQAIFNVNVHGPINGIKAVTPGMVERGRGHIVNVASAVGRLAVPDGATYSASKFAVVGFSEAIRQEFAPHGVDVSLILPTVVQTELAAGVPAAKGMKPVTPDDVARAIESVVRKPRAEVWVPNWVQGPTKLTQALPRKVQDVLAKTNDASTVLAQADPAARAAYEERARRNAR, encoded by the coding sequence GTGGCCCGTCAGATCTCCGGAATGTCCATCATCGTGACCGGCGGGGCCCGCGGCATCGGCCGCGCCACCGTCGAGCGCTTCGCGCGGCAGGGAGCAGCGGTCGCGATCGGTGACCTCGATCCCGACATCGCCGGCGAGGTCGCGGCGCCGTACGGCGACCGGGTGGTGGCCGCGCGCCTCGACGTCACCGACCCGGCCTCCTGGGCCGAGTTCCTCGGCGAGGTCGGCCACCTCGGGCCCTGGGACGTGCTGGTCAACAACGCCGGCATCATGCCGCTGGGCTCGGTGCTCAAGGAGCCCGACTCGGTCACCCAGGCGATCTTCAACGTCAACGTGCACGGCCCGATCAACGGCATCAAGGCGGTCACGCCCGGCATGGTGGAGCGCGGGCGCGGCCACATCGTCAACGTCGCCTCGGCCGTCGGCCGGCTCGCCGTGCCGGACGGCGCGACCTACTCGGCCTCGAAGTTCGCCGTCGTCGGGTTCAGCGAGGCGATCCGGCAGGAGTTCGCGCCCCACGGCGTGGACGTGTCGCTGATCCTGCCGACGGTCGTGCAGACCGAGCTCGCCGCCGGCGTCCCGGCGGCCAAGGGCATGAAGCCGGTGACCCCCGACGACGTCGCCCGGGCGATCGAGTCCGTGGTCCGCAAGCCCCGAGCCGAGGTCTGGGTGCCCAACTGGGTGCAGGGCCCGACCAAGCTCACGCAGGCGCTGCCTCGCAAGGTGCAGGACGTGCTGGCCAAGACCAACGACGCCAGCACCGTGCTCGCGCAGGCCGACCCTGCGGCGCGCGCCGCCTACGAGGAGCGGGCGCGCCGCAACGCCAGGTGA
- a CDS encoding MMPL family transporter: MRRSTALALAAVAVAIAALLGLGEAERGARPTDSLPDGLDSTLGVALREDLPQADEIEAVVVYKTSDGSDSLGRSLGALEEHARALGSVGEILAAEDGTAAVAVVSLDGGSATEVAEQVERLRERARADLPDGVGALVTGPAAIRADLAEVFQGADSRLLLITAAVVAVLLVITYRSPMLWLVPLAVVALADRFAAVAATQVLDLLGMAWDESTIGILSVLVFGAGTDYALLLISRYRDELGRTPSRSAAMAVARRGTAHAVLASSVTVVLGVLTLLLSLTPTTRGLGLACAVGVVVAAFFALAVLPPALVLCGRWVFWPRIPHEGTPTLADRATLWSRLGALVARRATAVAVVSAAALAVLSVGALGIDTGLDVDDQFLDEPEAVVGAERIARSFPAGVAAPTQVLTTAPGDQVRARVESVDGVASARTSDEGGGVTEISVVLDADPGSADARTAVSDLRAAVEDLGETHVVGEEAEAVDEAEAASRDRAVILPLILGVVLVALVVLLRALVAPVVLVATVVATYAASMGASWWLFSGPLGFDALDAGAPLLAFLFLVALGVDYNIFLVSRAMEELPAHGPRGAVLQALAATGGVITSAGILLAAVFLVLGVLPLVVLAQLGVIICIGVLLDTLLVRTVLVPAIAIRLGGAFWWPRRLSTGR, encoded by the coding sequence ATGCGCCGCAGCACCGCCCTTGCCCTCGCCGCTGTCGCGGTGGCGATCGCGGCCCTCCTCGGCCTGGGCGAGGCCGAGCGAGGCGCCCGGCCGACCGACTCGTTGCCCGACGGGCTCGACAGCACGCTTGGCGTGGCGCTCCGCGAGGACCTCCCCCAGGCGGACGAGATCGAGGCGGTGGTCGTCTACAAGACGAGCGACGGTTCCGACTCCCTCGGCAGGTCCCTCGGTGCGCTGGAGGAGCACGCCCGGGCGCTCGGATCCGTCGGCGAGATCCTTGCCGCGGAGGACGGCACCGCGGCCGTGGCGGTCGTGTCGCTCGACGGCGGCTCGGCCACCGAGGTCGCCGAGCAGGTCGAGCGCCTGCGCGAGCGCGCGCGGGCGGACCTGCCCGACGGGGTGGGGGCGCTGGTCACCGGTCCCGCGGCGATCCGCGCCGACCTCGCCGAGGTGTTCCAAGGGGCTGACAGCCGCCTGCTCCTGATCACCGCCGCGGTCGTCGCGGTGCTGCTGGTGATCACCTACCGCTCCCCCATGCTGTGGCTGGTGCCACTGGCCGTGGTCGCGCTGGCCGACCGGTTCGCGGCGGTGGCCGCGACCCAGGTGCTCGACCTCCTCGGCATGGCCTGGGACGAGTCGACGATCGGCATCCTCTCCGTGCTCGTGTTCGGGGCGGGCACCGACTACGCGCTGCTGCTGATCTCCCGCTACCGCGACGAGCTGGGCCGGACCCCCTCCCGGTCCGCGGCGATGGCCGTCGCCCGCCGCGGCACGGCGCACGCGGTGCTTGCCAGCAGCGTCACGGTCGTGCTCGGCGTGCTCACCCTCCTGCTCTCACTGACACCGACGACGCGCGGCCTCGGCCTCGCCTGCGCGGTCGGCGTGGTCGTCGCCGCGTTCTTCGCGCTCGCCGTACTGCCCCCTGCGCTGGTCCTGTGCGGCCGGTGGGTGTTCTGGCCCCGCATCCCGCACGAGGGCACGCCGACGCTGGCCGATCGGGCGACGCTGTGGAGCCGTCTCGGCGCCCTGGTGGCACGCCGCGCCACCGCGGTCGCGGTGGTCTCGGCGGCCGCACTCGCCGTGCTCTCGGTCGGTGCGCTCGGGATCGACACCGGCCTCGACGTCGACGACCAGTTCCTCGACGAGCCGGAGGCGGTGGTCGGCGCGGAGCGGATCGCCCGGTCGTTCCCCGCCGGCGTCGCCGCGCCCACGCAGGTGCTGACCACGGCGCCCGGCGACCAGGTGCGCGCCCGCGTCGAGTCCGTCGACGGCGTGGCGTCCGCGCGCACCTCGGACGAGGGCGGCGGGGTCACGGAGATCTCGGTGGTGCTGGACGCGGACCCCGGCTCCGCGGACGCCCGTACGGCGGTCAGCGACCTGCGCGCGGCAGTGGAGGACCTCGGAGAGACCCATGTCGTCGGCGAGGAGGCGGAGGCGGTCGACGAGGCCGAGGCCGCCTCGCGCGACCGGGCGGTGATCCTGCCGCTGATCCTCGGGGTGGTGCTCGTGGCCCTGGTCGTGCTCCTGCGCGCGCTCGTCGCGCCGGTGGTGCTGGTCGCCACCGTGGTGGCGACGTACGCGGCCAGCATGGGCGCCTCGTGGTGGCTGTTCAGCGGGCCGCTCGGCTTCGACGCGCTCGACGCCGGTGCGCCGCTCCTGGCGTTCCTCTTCCTCGTCGCGCTCGGCGTCGACTACAACATCTTCCTCGTCAGCCGCGCGATGGAGGAGCTGCCGGCTCACGGGCCGCGTGGCGCCGTGCTCCAGGCGCTGGCAGCGACCGGCGGCGTGATCACCAGTGCCGGGATCCTGCTCGCGGCCGTGTTCCTGGTGCTCGGCGTGCTGCCCCTGGTCGTGCTGGCACAGCTCGGGGTGATCATCTGCATCGGCGTCCTGCTCGACACCCTGCTGGTGCGCACCGTGCTGGTGCCCGCGATCGCGATCCGCCTCGGCGGCGCGTTCTGGTGGCCGCGGCGCCTCTCGACCGGCCGCTGA
- a CDS encoding MFS transporter, translating into MTSTPASAATETTSPAPDPRRWSTLALLGIAQLMLIVDVTVVAIALPHMGADLGLDREATTWVVSAYTLAFGGLMLLGGRAADILGTRAVVLTGLGVFTGASLVSGLAETPELLIGGRVAQGLGAALLSPAALAAVLHLFEGEERNRAMGIWSALGGGGAALGVLLGGVLTAGPGWPWVFFVNVPIGIVVTVVLTRRLPRAATRSASGVDVLGAALVTAATGTGIYALIGAGDRGWTDGTTLLLLAGSVVLYLLFGLRQRTARTPLMDLGLLARRPVASGTFLIVSATALMVAGFFLGTFYLQHHAGKGALLTGVLFLPIAIATMAGATAGGHLIARTGARVLAASGFVVAALGFSVPALLDGATAVVVGIAGGALGLGVLFVAASATALGMIAPHEAGIASGIVSTFHEFGASLGAAVISSVAAASIAGSTAAGFTDGFTLAAAVAATAALVSLVLVPGRTTGSVPHTGGLH; encoded by the coding sequence ATGACCTCTACCCCCGCATCCGCGGCGACCGAGACGACCTCTCCCGCCCCGGACCCCCGCCGCTGGTCGACCCTGGCGCTGCTCGGGATCGCCCAGCTGATGCTGATCGTCGACGTGACCGTCGTCGCGATCGCACTGCCCCACATGGGCGCCGACCTCGGGCTCGACCGTGAGGCCACGACCTGGGTGGTGAGCGCCTACACCCTCGCGTTCGGCGGCCTGATGCTGCTCGGCGGCCGCGCGGCCGACATCCTCGGCACCCGCGCCGTGGTCCTGACCGGGCTCGGCGTCTTCACCGGCGCCTCCCTGGTCTCCGGCCTCGCCGAGACGCCCGAGCTGCTCATCGGCGGCCGGGTGGCGCAGGGCCTCGGCGCCGCCCTCCTCTCTCCCGCGGCGCTCGCCGCCGTGCTGCACCTCTTCGAGGGCGAGGAGCGCAACCGTGCCATGGGCATCTGGTCGGCGCTGGGCGGCGGCGGTGCCGCGCTCGGCGTGCTCCTCGGCGGGGTCCTGACCGCCGGCCCCGGGTGGCCGTGGGTGTTCTTCGTCAACGTCCCCATCGGCATCGTCGTGACCGTCGTGCTGACCCGGCGGCTGCCGCGCGCCGCGACTCGGTCCGCGTCCGGCGTCGACGTCCTGGGCGCCGCGCTGGTCACGGCGGCGACGGGCACCGGGATCTACGCGCTGATCGGCGCCGGCGACCGCGGCTGGACCGACGGCACCACGCTCCTCCTCCTCGCCGGGTCCGTCGTCCTCTACCTGCTGTTCGGCCTGCGGCAGCGGACCGCCCGGACACCGCTGATGGACCTCGGGCTGCTGGCACGTCGACCGGTCGCCTCCGGCACGTTCCTGATCGTCTCCGCGACCGCGCTGATGGTGGCCGGCTTCTTCCTCGGCACGTTCTACCTCCAGCACCACGCCGGCAAGGGCGCGCTGCTGACGGGCGTGCTGTTCCTGCCGATCGCGATCGCGACGATGGCCGGCGCCACCGCCGGCGGTCATCTGATCGCCCGGACCGGCGCCAGGGTCCTCGCCGCGAGCGGGTTCGTGGTCGCCGCGCTCGGGTTCTCCGTGCCGGCGCTCCTCGACGGCGCAACGGCGGTGGTGGTCGGCATCGCCGGCGGCGCCCTCGGCCTCGGCGTCCTGTTCGTGGCGGCATCGGCCACGGCGCTCGGCATGATCGCCCCGCACGAGGCCGGCATCGCGAGCGGCATCGTCAGCACGTTCCACGAGTTCGGCGCCTCGCTCGGCGCGGCGGTCATCTCCAGCGTCGCGGCCGCGAGCATCGCGGGCTCCACGGCGGCCGGGTTCACCGACGGCTTCACCCTCGCCGCCGCCGTCGCCGCGACGGCCGCCCTCGTCTCCCTCGTCCTCGTCCCCGGACGGACCACCGGCTCCGTCCCGCACACCGGAGGTCTCCACTGA
- a CDS encoding cytochrome P450: protein MTSTIEPAAPPAAAVAELKPIPDQLRSDRGLPLIGRVFDFIKDPLALMRHQWETYGPVSPLYSALDQGVMLLGPDACEEALRNKDKAFANEPAWGKIVGPFFHRGLMLLDFDEHHGHRRIMQEAFTRDRLAAYTARMHPAIEQGMAGWATGPRFKAYPALKQLTLDIAADIFMGGAQDTSRAEMDHVNKAFIDCVQAAAGIVRANVPLTRWGKAYRSRKVLERFLRHYLPAKRATRTDDIFSVLCHIETEDGERFSDDDVVNHMIFLMMAAHDTSTITTSTMLQYLGQHPEWQERCRAEALALGPEPTLPEIEGLHALDWVMKEALRLRAPVPLLMRRAVKDTAIQGYRIPAGTDVMVGVQFSHVMEEYWTNPMVFDPERFSPERREDKSHRYAWEPFGGGVHKCIGLYFAGMEVKAIMHRLLRNYHWTVDPGYRAPLDNHSLPFPKDGQPLHLVRNRSTR, encoded by the coding sequence TTGACCAGCACGATCGAGCCCGCGGCACCGCCAGCGGCAGCGGTGGCCGAGCTCAAGCCGATCCCGGACCAGCTGCGCTCCGACCGGGGCCTTCCCCTGATCGGCCGGGTGTTCGACTTCATCAAGGACCCGTTGGCGCTGATGCGCCACCAGTGGGAGACCTACGGCCCGGTCTCCCCGCTGTACTCCGCGCTCGACCAGGGCGTGATGCTCCTCGGGCCGGACGCCTGCGAGGAGGCGCTCCGCAACAAGGACAAGGCGTTCGCCAACGAGCCGGCCTGGGGCAAGATCGTCGGCCCGTTCTTCCACCGGGGACTGATGCTGCTCGACTTCGACGAGCACCACGGCCACCGCCGGATCATGCAGGAGGCGTTCACGCGCGACCGGCTGGCGGCGTACACCGCCCGGATGCATCCCGCGATCGAGCAGGGCATGGCCGGCTGGGCGACCGGTCCGCGGTTCAAGGCCTACCCGGCCCTCAAGCAGCTGACGCTCGACATCGCCGCCGACATCTTCATGGGTGGCGCCCAGGACACCAGCCGCGCGGAGATGGACCACGTCAACAAGGCGTTCATCGACTGTGTCCAAGCGGCCGCCGGCATCGTGCGTGCCAACGTGCCACTGACCCGCTGGGGCAAGGCCTACCGCAGCCGCAAGGTGCTCGAGCGGTTCCTCCGCCACTACCTGCCGGCGAAGCGGGCGACGCGCACCGACGACATCTTCTCCGTCCTGTGCCACATCGAGACCGAGGACGGCGAGAGGTTCAGTGACGACGACGTCGTCAACCACATGATCTTCCTGATGATGGCGGCCCACGACACCTCCACCATCACCACGTCGACGATGCTGCAGTACCTCGGCCAGCATCCCGAGTGGCAGGAGCGGTGCCGCGCGGAGGCGCTCGCGCTCGGGCCCGAGCCGACGCTGCCGGAGATCGAGGGCCTGCACGCCCTCGACTGGGTGATGAAGGAGGCGCTGCGGCTGCGCGCACCCGTCCCGCTGCTGATGCGCCGAGCCGTCAAGGACACAGCGATCCAGGGCTACCGGATCCCGGCCGGCACCGACGTGATGGTCGGCGTCCAGTTCTCCCACGTGATGGAGGAGTACTGGACCAACCCGATGGTGTTCGACCCCGAGCGGTTCTCGCCCGAGCGCCGCGAGGACAAGTCGCACCGCTACGCCTGGGAGCCGTTCGGCGGCGGCGTGCACAAGTGCATCGGCCTCTACTTCGCCGGCATGGAGGTCAAGGCGATCATGCACCGGCTGCTGCGCAACTACCACTGGACCGTCGACCCGGGCTACCGCGCGCCGCTCGACAACCACTCCCTGCCGTTCCCCAAGGACGGCCAACCCCTCCACCTCGTGCGGAACAGGAGCACCCGATGA
- a CDS encoding succinic semialdehyde dehydrogenase, producing MTATADAPTPVTTTTSSHRPAWVTDRRLASWNRWVACPVSGGAKTLTAIAPYDEMPTAPVPACTPDDVVAAAEAARRAQADWAALTHGARAEVILRFHDLLVERQDEIMDLIQWEMGKARFHAWQEVLQVANLARHYAVHGAKYLADRKVRAAIPVATKAREVRKPKGVVGIISPWNYPLYLGVGDAIPALLAGNAVVGKADPQTPLTLLWTRALLAEAGLPEHVWQVVTGPGAAIGEAVVDNVDYISFTGSTATGRLVAQHAARRLIGASLELGGKNPLVVRADADLQQAARGTVMAAFANTGQMCIHIERVIVHTDVYDAFKEALLAATSGQKLGQAFDFSYDIGSLASRAQLEKVSAHVDDAVAKGATVLAGGKARPDLGPLCYAPTVLEGVTDEMDLCLGETFGPVIALYRASDDEDALRVANQGRAGLSASVFSKDLDAADAFARRIRAGSVNINDGAALAAGSIEAGMGGVAESGSGRRHGGEGIRKYTDSQTVAASRIGPVGPLPGQTLEKFVAMGNGQLKLLRRLKVR from the coding sequence ATGACCGCGACCGCCGACGCCCCCACCCCGGTGACGACGACCACCAGCAGCCACCGCCCCGCCTGGGTCACCGACCGCCGGCTCGCCTCCTGGAACCGGTGGGTCGCCTGCCCGGTCTCGGGCGGCGCCAAGACGCTCACCGCGATCGCGCCGTACGACGAGATGCCGACCGCTCCCGTGCCGGCCTGCACGCCGGACGACGTGGTCGCCGCGGCCGAGGCGGCTCGCCGGGCGCAGGCCGACTGGGCCGCGCTCACCCACGGTGCGCGCGCCGAGGTCATCCTGCGCTTCCACGACCTGCTGGTCGAGCGGCAGGACGAGATCATGGACCTGATCCAGTGGGAGATGGGCAAGGCCCGCTTCCACGCGTGGCAGGAGGTGCTGCAGGTCGCCAACCTGGCCCGTCACTACGCCGTCCACGGCGCGAAGTACCTCGCCGACCGCAAGGTCCGGGCCGCGATCCCGGTCGCGACCAAGGCGCGCGAGGTGCGCAAGCCCAAGGGAGTGGTGGGCATCATCTCGCCGTGGAACTACCCGCTCTACCTCGGCGTCGGTGACGCCATCCCGGCGCTGCTGGCGGGGAACGCCGTCGTCGGCAAGGCCGACCCGCAGACGCCGCTCACGCTGCTGTGGACCCGCGCCCTGCTCGCCGAGGCGGGGCTGCCCGAGCACGTCTGGCAGGTGGTCACAGGGCCGGGTGCGGCCATCGGCGAGGCCGTCGTCGACAACGTCGACTACATCAGCTTCACCGGCTCGACCGCCACCGGCCGCCTCGTCGCGCAGCACGCCGCACGCCGGCTGATCGGCGCCTCCCTCGAGCTCGGCGGGAAGAACCCGCTCGTGGTGCGCGCCGACGCCGACCTCCAGCAGGCGGCGAGGGGCACGGTGATGGCGGCCTTCGCCAACACCGGTCAGATGTGCATCCACATCGAGCGGGTGATCGTGCACACCGACGTCTACGACGCCTTCAAGGAGGCCCTGCTCGCCGCCACCAGCGGGCAGAAGCTCGGCCAGGCCTTCGACTTCTCCTACGACATCGGCTCGCTCGCCTCGCGCGCGCAGCTCGAGAAGGTCTCGGCGCACGTCGACGACGCCGTCGCCAAGGGCGCGACGGTGCTCGCCGGGGGCAAGGCGCGTCCCGACCTCGGCCCGCTGTGCTACGCCCCGACCGTGCTCGAGGGCGTGACCGACGAGATGGACCTCTGCCTCGGCGAGACCTTCGGACCGGTCATCGCGCTCTACCGCGCCTCCGACGACGAGGACGCCTTGCGCGTGGCCAACCAGGGCCGGGCCGGCCTCTCGGCCAGTGTGTTCAGCAAGGACCTCGACGCCGCCGACGCGTTCGCGCGCAGGATCCGCGCCGGCTCGGTCAACATCAACGACGGCGCGGCGCTGGCCGCGGGCTCGATCGAGGCCGGCATGGGCGGCGTGGCAGAGAGCGGCTCGGGTCGCCGACACGGCGGCGAGGGCATCCGGAAGTACACCGACTCCCAGACCGTCGCTGCGTCCCGGATCGGCCCGGTCGGTCCGCTGCCCGGCCAGACGCTCGAGAAGTTCGTCGCGATGGGCAACGGCCAGCTCAAGCTGCTGCGCCGGCTCAAGGTCCGCTGA
- a CDS encoding LCP family protein, translated as MAEPTSRGGARRAPRSIRLSARERRRLEHQQRRGGRRALSTDEVRAQRRAARRTGTSRKGAPAATPRAAVAAPAPTSLAATTATAATTTTPRTTRSAGGRRALRPGERRTRGLAGTLGMTFLGAVVPGSGYLYAGRKLIGGIVIAGWAIIAGFVAWYFGRDWRRGLDLVFDPQLLKIVLGVVVGLLLVWLFVVWTSYRLVRPRERPRWHTWVGNIAVVVFCGIMAAPVLRAAQYGMATAGFVERVFDNNETATAPDDVTHEDPWAGRERVNVLLLGGDGGEGREGVRTDSVILLSIDTRTGKTVTFSLPRNMANAQFPEGSPLREEYPYGFSNGDPASGDFMLNAIYRNIPAWHPGILGKSTNEGADAIKQAVEGTLGIPVEYYVLVNLDGFKQVVDAIGGVDVNINEPIAVQGCTDCGTPPDEWIPPGPDQHLNGYYALWFARGRVGSDDYERMERQRCMVDAIVEAADPANVLRRYLDLIKAGEEIVYTDIPQELASAFVDLALKVKGAKMKSVVFQTNDEWTSADPDFDYMHELVDRALNPPPRQPGSGGEEPVVDRAEDACAYNPTGETVEDAIATYGVGGS; from the coding sequence ATGGCCGAGCCGACGAGCCGCGGTGGAGCACGCCGTGCGCCCCGGTCGATCCGGCTGTCCGCACGCGAGCGCCGTCGCCTCGAGCACCAGCAGCGCAGGGGCGGCAGGCGCGCGCTGAGCACCGACGAGGTGCGCGCGCAGCGGCGCGCGGCGCGCCGTACGGGCACCAGCCGCAAGGGGGCTCCCGCCGCGACGCCGCGCGCGGCGGTCGCGGCTCCCGCGCCGACCTCGCTCGCTGCGACCACCGCGACCGCCGCTACCACGACGACCCCGCGCACGACGCGCAGCGCCGGTGGCCGACGCGCGCTGCGACCGGGCGAGCGCCGCACCCGCGGGCTCGCCGGCACCCTGGGCATGACGTTCCTGGGCGCCGTCGTCCCCGGCTCCGGCTACCTGTACGCCGGCCGCAAGCTCATCGGCGGGATCGTGATTGCCGGCTGGGCGATCATCGCCGGCTTCGTCGCGTGGTACTTCGGGCGTGACTGGCGGCGCGGGCTCGACCTCGTCTTCGACCCGCAGCTGCTCAAGATCGTCCTCGGCGTGGTCGTCGGCCTGCTGCTCGTCTGGCTCTTCGTCGTGTGGACGTCCTACCGCCTGGTCCGGCCGCGGGAGCGCCCCCGCTGGCACACCTGGGTCGGCAACATCGCGGTCGTCGTCTTCTGCGGGATCATGGCCGCCCCGGTCCTGCGCGCGGCGCAGTACGGCATGGCCACCGCCGGGTTCGTGGAGCGGGTCTTCGACAACAACGAGACCGCGACCGCGCCCGACGACGTGACCCATGAGGACCCGTGGGCCGGGCGGGAGCGCGTCAACGTGCTGCTGCTCGGCGGCGACGGGGGCGAGGGCCGCGAGGGCGTGCGCACCGACAGCGTGATCCTGCTCAGCATCGACACCCGCACCGGGAAGACGGTCACGTTCAGCCTCCCGCGCAACATGGCGAACGCCCAGTTCCCCGAGGGCAGCCCGCTGCGGGAGGAGTACCCCTACGGCTTCAGCAACGGCGACCCCGCCAGCGGCGACTTCATGCTCAACGCGATCTACCGCAACATCCCGGCCTGGCACCCCGGCATCCTCGGCAAGAGCACCAACGAGGGCGCCGATGCGATCAAGCAGGCCGTGGAGGGGACGCTCGGCATCCCGGTCGAGTACTACGTGCTCGTCAACCTCGACGGCTTCAAGCAGGTCGTCGACGCGATCGGCGGCGTCGACGTGAACATCAACGAGCCGATCGCAGTGCAGGGCTGCACCGACTGCGGCACCCCGCCCGACGAGTGGATCCCGCCGGGGCCGGACCAGCACCTCAACGGCTACTACGCCCTCTGGTTCGCCCGCGGCCGCGTCGGCTCCGACGACTACGAGCGGATGGAGCGCCAGCGCTGCATGGTCGACGCGATCGTCGAGGCGGCCGACCCGGCCAACGTGCTGCGGCGCTACCTCGACCTGATCAAGGCCGGCGAGGAGATCGTCTACACCGACATCCCGCAGGAGCTCGCGTCCGCGTTCGTCGATCTCGCGCTGAAGGTCAAGGGCGCGAAGATGAAGTCGGTGGTCTTCCAGACCAACGACGAGTGGACCTCCGCCGACCCCGACTTCGACTACATGCACGAGCTGGTCGACCGGGCCCTCAACCCGCCGCCGCGCCAGCCGGGCAGCGGTGGCGAGGAGCCGGTCGTCGACCGCGCCGAGGACGCCTGCGCCTACAACCCGACGGGCGAGACCGTCGAGGACGCGATCGCGACGTACGGCGTCGGCGGCTCCTGA